Proteins encoded in a region of the Streptomyces akebiae genome:
- a CDS encoding FtsX-like permease family protein — MRSPVLPLTWHLARACGRRGLQSHLLSAAAAAAGALVLLTLLAAYLGSGTRADRTAWRTPDAVAAQQATAVQTLGTTYVDHRPVTVVSLAQLPNRAATPAPPGLAHFPAPGRTYLSPALAELMRELPATRLANRFPTTSGYGTIGEAGLASPEELVAVIGRAPTDPAITRAAEGSALDALAARARVDGFSGTGPSPFTSFDQQAALFGGALLVVPVIVLASAAGRLGAARREQRLAALRLAGATPRQILAMTAVESAAVGLVGGLLGAVVYTLLVPLLARVPYGIGTWYAGQLWVGLPWLLVVVAAVAALTSVSAVTTLRGVARSPLGVAQQADPRRTRLIRLVLFVAIGLYVAVTAHGDGLSTGQTLALIVLVYGAFWTLGPWVVDMLGRLLSRFARRPATLLAARRLSDDPRGAWRTVSGLVLAGLVAGFFTVGQVGLVGYDYRGQVAVRAEHGDVRELAVRARGLLTEAGVKARVETADADVYDGILVGDEGIVAHVRGGQEQLDTASTALSSLSPGNLPFTQDYVNAEGDTTTRLIGEMGLAVLALGFLVAAASAGLTAAATVLDRRRVYALLRLAGTPLKVLDRARIRETALPLVVLAGGTTATGIYGGIKVSEMFHLEPDASGAVRLAFCVALGTATMFAALAGSRPLLRKVTAERAQEAD, encoded by the coding sequence ATGCGCTCCCCCGTCCTGCCCCTCACCTGGCACCTGGCCCGCGCCTGCGGAAGGCGCGGCCTGCAGAGCCACCTCCTGTCCGCCGCGGCCGCCGCGGCCGGCGCCCTCGTCCTCCTGACGCTCCTGGCCGCCTACCTGGGCTCCGGCACCCGGGCCGACCGCACGGCCTGGCGCACCCCCGACGCCGTGGCGGCGCAGCAGGCGACCGCCGTACAGACGCTGGGGACGACGTACGTGGACCACCGGCCGGTCACCGTCGTCTCCCTGGCCCAGCTGCCGAACCGGGCCGCGACACCCGCCCCGCCCGGTCTGGCCCACTTCCCCGCACCGGGGCGCACCTATCTGTCGCCCGCCCTGGCGGAGCTGATGCGGGAGCTGCCGGCAACGCGTCTCGCGAACCGCTTCCCGACCACGAGCGGCTACGGCACGATCGGCGAAGCCGGCCTCGCCTCCCCCGAGGAACTCGTGGCCGTCATCGGCCGCGCACCCACCGACCCGGCGATCACCCGGGCCGCCGAGGGCAGCGCCCTGGACGCCCTCGCCGCCCGCGCCCGTGTGGACGGCTTCAGCGGCACCGGGCCCAGTCCGTTCACCTCCTTCGACCAGCAGGCGGCGCTGTTCGGCGGCGCCCTGCTCGTCGTCCCCGTGATCGTGCTGGCCTCGGCCGCCGGACGCCTGGGCGCCGCCCGCCGCGAGCAGCGGCTCGCCGCCCTGCGGCTGGCCGGAGCGACACCCCGGCAGATTCTCGCGATGACGGCGGTCGAGTCGGCGGCGGTGGGCCTGGTCGGCGGTCTCCTCGGCGCGGTCGTGTACACGCTGCTGGTGCCGCTCCTCGCGCGGGTGCCGTACGGCATCGGCACCTGGTACGCGGGCCAGTTGTGGGTCGGGCTGCCCTGGCTGCTCGTGGTGGTGGCGGCCGTGGCCGCGCTCACCTCCGTCAGCGCGGTGACGACGCTGCGCGGAGTGGCACGTTCCCCGCTGGGCGTGGCCCAGCAGGCCGATCCGCGCCGGACGAGGCTGATCCGGCTGGTGCTGTTCGTCGCCATCGGGCTGTACGTGGCGGTCACCGCGCACGGCGACGGGCTGAGCACCGGACAGACGCTCGCGCTGATCGTCCTGGTGTACGGGGCGTTCTGGACCCTCGGCCCCTGGGTCGTCGACATGCTGGGCAGGCTGCTGAGCCGCTTCGCGCGCCGTCCGGCGACGCTGCTGGCCGCGCGTCGGCTCAGCGACGATCCCCGCGGCGCCTGGCGCACGGTCAGCGGTCTGGTCCTCGCGGGTCTGGTCGCCGGGTTCTTCACCGTCGGACAGGTCGGCCTCGTGGGTTACGACTACCGGGGCCAGGTCGCCGTGCGCGCGGAACACGGGGATGTGCGCGAACTCGCCGTGCGGGCCAGGGGGTTGCTCACCGAGGCCGGCGTGAAGGCAAGGGTGGAGACGGCTGACGCCGACGTGTACGACGGGATCCTGGTGGGCGACGAGGGCATCGTGGCCCATGTGCGCGGCGGGCAGGAGCAGTTGGACACCGCGTCGACCGCGCTGTCCTCCCTCTCCCCCGGGAACCTGCCGTTCACCCAGGACTACGTCAACGCCGAGGGCGACACGACGACCCGGCTCATCGGCGAGATGGGGCTCGCGGTACTGGCCCTGGGCTTCCTCGTCGCCGCGGCCTCCGCCGGACTCACCGCGGCGGCCACGGTCCTGGACCGGCGCCGGGTCTACGCGCTGCTGCGGCTGGCCGGTACGCCGCTGAAGGTGCTGGACCGGGCGCGGATACGGGAGACCGCGCTGCCGCTGGTGGTCCTCGCCGGAGGTACGACGGCGACCGGGATCTACGGCGGCATCAAGGTGAGCGAGATGTTCCACCTGGAGCCGGACGCGTCGGGGGCCGTACGCCTCGCCTTCTGTGTCGCCCTCGGCACGGCCACCATGTTCGCGGCGCTCGCCGGGAGCCGACCGCTGCTGCGGAAGGTGACGGCGGAGCGGGCGCAGGAAGCCGACTGA
- a CDS encoding response regulator — MNDRSPIRVLIADDQDMVRTGFRFFLDAQPDITVVAEAADGETAVRLAREVRPDVCLLDIRMPKLDGLEATRLLAGPGVVDPLRVVVVTTFDLDEYVYGALRGGACGFLLKDSGPTLLAEAVRAAAVGDALVSPSVTVRLLKHVTAEKEGRPGPEVPGPQEALTERERDVVRLVALGHTNAEIAASMFVSLSTVKTHLGSIQLKLAARNRVEIAAWAWRTGHAGDGV; from the coding sequence ATGAACGACCGCAGCCCGATCCGGGTCCTGATCGCCGACGACCAGGACATGGTCCGCACCGGCTTCCGTTTCTTCCTCGACGCGCAGCCCGACATCACCGTGGTCGCCGAGGCCGCCGACGGCGAGACGGCCGTGCGGCTGGCCCGTGAGGTGCGGCCGGACGTGTGTCTGCTGGACATCCGGATGCCGAAGCTGGACGGCCTGGAGGCGACCCGGCTGCTGGCCGGTCCGGGTGTGGTCGATCCGCTGCGGGTGGTCGTGGTGACCACGTTCGACCTGGACGAGTACGTCTACGGGGCCTTGCGCGGCGGCGCCTGCGGTTTTCTGCTGAAGGACTCGGGGCCGACCCTGCTGGCCGAGGCCGTTCGCGCGGCGGCGGTGGGCGACGCGCTGGTGTCGCCGTCGGTGACGGTCCGGCTCCTCAAGCACGTGACGGCGGAGAAGGAGGGCCGGCCCGGTCCCGAAGTCCCGGGCCCCCAGGAGGCGTTGACCGAACGGGAACGGGACGTCGTCCGCCTGGTCGCGCTGGGGCACACCAACGCGGAGATCGCCGCCTCGATGTTCGTGTCCCTCTCCACGGTCAAGACCCACCTCGGCAGCATCCAGCTCAAGCTCGCGGCGCGGAACCGGGTGGAGATCGCGGCGTGGGCGTGGCGGACGGGGCACGCGGGTGACGGCGTGTGA
- a CDS encoding PPOX class F420-dependent oxidoreductase: MADETTLDALGAGKYLLVTTYRKNGTTVPTPVWVVRDGDALGVWTVADSWKVKRIRNRADVLVGPCDLRGNPTGDSVPAHAEILDTAGSAAYRRLIARKYGVLGRLTLLGSRLRRGADGTVGLRITLSQ; encoded by the coding sequence ATGGCTGACGAAACCACGCTCGACGCGCTCGGCGCGGGTAAATACCTGCTGGTCACCACCTACCGCAAGAACGGCACCACCGTGCCGACACCGGTGTGGGTGGTGCGGGACGGCGACGCGCTCGGCGTCTGGACGGTCGCCGACTCCTGGAAGGTCAAGCGCATCCGGAACCGCGCCGACGTCCTCGTCGGCCCCTGCGACCTGCGCGGCAACCCCACCGGCGACTCCGTCCCCGCCCACGCGGAGATCCTCGACACGGCCGGCTCCGCCGCCTACCGCCGGCTCATCGCCCGCAAGTACGGCGTCCTCGGCCGCCTCACCCTGCTCGGCAGCCGACTGCGCCGGGGCGCCGACGGCACGGTCGGCCTCCGGATCACCCTCTCGCAGTGA